TTAAACAGGAAGGAGAGGTCTGGAGGGTCCGGTTTCCCTCGGTGAGTAAAGCAGAAGTGGCATCAGTTTGTGTAGAAACGTGCAACgaaaaattagtaaaattaatttgaactTGTTTTCATTGTTAAGAGAGAGGAGGCAGACCTGGGCGGAGGAGCGGAGGATGAACTCGGAGACGTTTGGCATCTCGTTACGGCGGGGCCGCGGAGGCTTCAGAGGTCGCAGTGGCATGGGCTTCAGAGGGGGCCGTGGCCGCGGAGCCGGACGGGGGTGGTTCGGATCTCACCCTGGTGGAAGTGGCTTCAGAGGAGGATTCAGAGGAAGTCAAGGAGGAAGAGAGTTCTCTGATTTTGAATACAGGGTAATGAACGAGTCagaaatgattattttatataaatgtgctttataatataaatgtatggcGCTTTCCTCTAATAGGGTACAAATTGTTgacttgttgtttttttgtctaaTACAAGATAGCAGGAATGCACTAAAAATGATTTTAGCTCAAGGACACTTTACAGTAAAAGATacaattagaaaagaaaaatattaatataataagcaAGAATGACACTAGTACAAGtgaaaaaaacaatgagaaaacAGGACATAACTAGGACAGTAAGAATGATAACGTTCAGAAAACAAAGAGATGTAGGACATAACTTACAAATGTTAACACTCAGAGAACAGATGAGTTTTAAGAAGTGATATAAATTCACAGGAGAGAGTTCCATAATTTGGGTTCAGCAATGCTAAATAGTCTACCCCCCCCATTGAAGCAAGGTGAGACCGAGGGATACTGAGAAGACCAGAATCAGAGGAGTGTATTGAGCTGGTTGGGCTGTAAGGGAGAAGCAGATCTCAGAGATACCAGGGAGCAAGGTTGTGCAGCTTTGTTTAAAAATGAGCAAAAGGTAAAAGATTTGATGCAGGGGTAGtatgtaaataatgaataatagaGTGCCAAGAACAGATCCCTGGGGGACACCTTGCTTCACATGGGCAGTAGGGGATCGCAAATTTTGGCTTTGGATTTTGGCCCACCTAACTTGAGCACCTCGAATGTATCCaactaataaaacattacaacaatgtaatttttcccacaattaaaggggtggttcacttgattgtgtttatggggtgcaggcTAATATGTGTTAAGCTGTTTTTTGTAGCCATTAaaccagaattttaaaagacgatatctcctATTGCACAGCCATTCGACCCTGTGAccacattttataagaaaatgttCTTTAATTCATGGGAAAGTACAATACTATAAATCAAAAATCAGCTGTgaaaatattatacttttttttttatgtatcttggAGGGGGGGGGGAATCTAAATTATACACGtcataaattatcattattatgaattttttttttttttgtagccattTACTTTTTCTCTCTTCATTTGTTTCTCTAGAAGGATAACAAGATGGCTGCATAGAGATGAGAGGAAGTGGATCCAGAAGACCTGAATTGTGTGGGAACTGCATTTCGGGGCACGTGTTTCGCTGAGAACGAGGAGATAAACGTACGTGTTGTAAATCTGTCACCAGCACTGGGGTTCGACTGCTTGAAACCTGGATATTAATGAAACGCCTACTCCATTTCTTCCTGAGGAGTGGAACATATACTATTTTTGAAATTGTTAATTTGAGAATAATATCTCCACATGGTTCCAAATATATTATGATTTCTGGGGGACTTTTCCTTCGTTTGCTGACCTTCACTGCTCAACCTGAATTTGATATACTGCTGCTTACAGCTAACAGATTATAATCTCAAACAATGTATCCTGATGATTTTGATCACTATTTTTGCTATAAAGTATCTTGCAGTGTATTTAGCATCAAAATAGACTGCCTGGAACTCAGTTATACATTGTCATATTTTTCTAACGTAATTTCATTCTTCAACCTCAAACGTCGCTATTCCTATTCCTGTTtcctatattttttctttttaatatatatataaactagtaCATTAGATTTCTTTGGTTGTAGGAGGTTTGTAGTTTCTAGTGAGGTTCCTCATCAGGGCAAGCGCTTCAAGACGTGTCAGTATTGATAGTTTCACTAAAGGACGTTTTAGATTTAatggagaaaaacacagaaatgctGTCTTTAGGGAAACGATTCCTTACGAATCTGAAATAGCACATCTTTAAATGACACGATAAGGTCAACCAGTGCAGAGCGACCTCTGTGatgtttatatattctgtggGTTTGATTTATATTTCATGAGGTCCACTTTGCAGTGTGTAGCACTTTGTAGCAGATGTTTACTGAGAAGTGAGCGTCCATCTTTACTAAGGAAATAATGCTACTCTGTGAGTCTACAGAAACCTGTGCTGCAGTTACTCTGACGATGCATTCTTGCCACTTCTGAGCTTCTACTGCTAACAATGATATGCCAGTCATTCCACATACAGCTCATGTGTTCTTCACCTCATCAAACGTCAGGTGAAACTGACATGCCTAGACCTGGCTGGGAGTTTGAGTCCTTACCGAGAGATGCTTCCCAGAGGATGCTTGCTTCTGCTTCCTGTCTTTAATGAGTGAAAGCTGGACTGTTGTAAAGCCAGAATGTGTTGTGTTCTGTAGTGCAGACGCTGTTTATCGTTTCCCATCTCTGCTGTGTGTTTTATAGTCACTGACTGCACTAGCATGATGTCATAAGGTCATGTGACCTCGTGCACATTGTGATGTCATAGCCACACCTACGCATCGCATTTTGATTGGATACATTTCATTTAGTAACCAAATTCACATTATACTCGCTGTGAGTTTTTGCCATGGAATAAGCAAAAttatgcaattgttttttttttttttttatgactaaaGTTGAAGGTTTGATATTTTAACTAGCCAGTTTTTCAACCCTCCGTTCACTTCAGATTCGATTGTGTGGCGTATGGCTGTGACATCActttgttaattgtttgtttaaactGTTGGGATCGGTGGGTAAGTTGATGATGAAATGAACTGTTCTCAGATTGTTGCATTTATTAAAGTCCAAGTTTGTAAGACGCAAAACATTTTGAGTTTCGGATCTTGTGTGAATATATCCTTTCGCACTTTTCAAGCTCTTAAATTCAGAGGTGCTTTCTAAAGCACATGGACATGATTTAATTAGGGCTTCATAATTGAGCCGTTTATAATTAACTGCTCAATCAGGGGTTTCCTTTACCCAGGAATAATAAACATTCATGTTGTcctaaaatataacttttttttttttttttttatatatatatacatgtataacaATTAGGAATGTTGCGGTGGTATTAGTCTGTTGACTTGATTCCAGCGTTTTCTTCAGAGGCTGTGTATTACAGTGTAAATTCAGTGTTGGAACAGATatactcgtgtgtgtgtgtataaacggGAAGTTGCCGCATGCGGGTCTTGTCACAAACCACCGATCTTGGAGATGTCTGTGAGCTATATGCTCTTGTGATGAACACCAAATCCTTCCTTCAGGGTCGACACGCTTTCCTTGTGAACCCCGGCATGGTATCTGTTCACAACTACATGTAAAGAGGTTTTTACTAGGTGCAAGAATAAACTGTTTACTATCTgatgtgtgattttaattttttgtgggtTGAGTGTTTATGCTCCATACATTAGTGTGAAcctgagtttttttatttttatattttttttttttcaggcatgaaaatgtagtttacatttacaagaaatgcaattagttgaacataagaaacaaataatttactcaccctcaaattgaGCCAAacctgagtttttatttttattttttttttaaatctttgcttTAGAGGTTAATGGTTAACTATATTTTTCAAagtatcatcttttgtgttcaacaaaatggacattttaatttctgggtcAATTTTCCCTTTAATGCATATTTACACAtttgcttctgtttttttttttttattattattatttttttttagtaaatgtatactgctgaatgtactgataagcatttgtaaatgctatataataatacaaatagatttttctatttgcatatttgttatggtaaagtttaaatttagtatatttaaaatataatagctttaaatgtaatattgaagtaaattatataaaaaagtattttacaagTGCCTAGAAAAgcatcttaaattgtattttaaatgtgttacaaaacagttgtttgtagtctaaaatgtacttaagtggctttttatgtcagtaatatattttctgcaagtgtatttttttaatagactGTAAGTATGAATATGAAGTATACCAGAAGAGCACatacaatacaattaagtgcattgttgttgtttttttctcaatggCTAgttattctaaaatctaaaaatggatTAATGCGTCGTATTAAGTAAACTCCAACTCCacttacactctcagaaaataaacaaataaataaaaaggtagaaaatgtgcaaatttgTTCCTAGATGGCAAAACGATGTGGAGGAAGAGAAATGagttaagtataaataaattaataaatacgtgaatgcagaattaaatgaatgtagaaatacataaatgaataaataaaatatatgaagaaataaatagaggaatacataaatgaataattaaatgcagatatgcataaattaatgaatacataaataattgtcaaaagtgtcatttttaattgtGCTATTTTTGTGTGGAGGACGAGAAAtcttccaatatatatataagtataaataaataaacacgtaAATgcagaattaattaaataaataaatgtagaatttctCGTCCTCCGTAATAATATCAcctatcaccccccccccccgccatATTTCTGTGATTGTTTGGTTCCATCTAGTGGTGACGTCAAATCCCTAAACCAGAAAACATCCATCTGTAATGAGcctaatgtaaataataaaaaagaacgcCATATTACGTTTACAATAAGTAAGTTGATCAGTAGCAACCTtcacataaaatatcaaaaaatatcaaatttatttcaaaCAGTCAGAATgttctaattaaaaatacatgGGCTATATTACATAACATCCATCTGACCACCTCACAGTGTCACAGTGGGCGGGGCTACGCAGACTTCGCTGTCGCTATGGTGGGCGTGTCTCAGTCGTGATGGGCGTGGCTGTCGGGGTTTGTCATTGGACTTCCTCCTCACGCTTTCTGTGCGCTGAGTGATTCACATCAGCAGCTTTGGACCGAACGACAGAGAGGTTTACTTCATCATGGGGCTCACCAGCGATCCGAACTACCGCAAACTCGAGCAATGGTACAAATCCAGCGCCGGAAACCTCAACATGAGGCAGATGTTCGACGCAGATCAGGACAGATTCAGCAAGTTCAGGTGAAACACGCATCAGACGCGCTTCCGCTGCACTTTTACACTGGCGCTTCATCTCGTCTTCCTCGGCAGCATCACACAtgccactcatcagctcgttctGGGACTCACATGTTGGTCATATGAGCATATATGCACTGTTTTTGTAAGGTAGCCCCTTCATTTAATATCAGGACACATATTAGTGTATATATGCGCATATCGTTACATCAGCCTTGATTTCCACGGTGATGTTGTAAGGTTATTGTCATATCAGGCCAAAATAGTCTCGAGCTCCAGGTTCCGTCCTCTGCACTGCTGCACCTGCTTTATGTCTTCATTtacactcatataaacacactgaTGGTGTGTTTAACTGGTGATCTTTGCTTTAAAACGGTAAACATTGCCATGATGTCAGCTAGACGCATAACAAGGTCATCGATCATCGATCACGTGTGTTTGAGCTCCGCATGCACTTTATCACTGCTCTCATGTGGCAGCATACTAATATGAGTTTCTTTTATGACCGCTTCATTAAATGCACATTATCAGGCTTTTCTCAAGTGCACTCACTGCTTATGCAATCTCTTAAAGGAGTATCTCATACTCTGCTGCGATACTTCTCTACTTATATGTTGCATATTTACAATAATCTATTCGTATGAGAGTGCATTAGCTGTTATAGGTTGAATTCTGATGTATTAAGTGTTCATAAAAGTCTGTAGTATGTATTTATTCTCAGAATAGTGTTGGCCATCAGAGGGCGCTATAACAGCATGTTGTACGTGcccttttgcacacacacactctctctctctctctctctctctctctctctctcctctctctctctctctctctctctctctctctctctctctctctctctctctctctctctctctctctctctctctctctcacacacacacaccgcagagCTGAATCACTGCGTGAATTATACTGAACGTGGTGTGTGTGAATAGTAACACGTTTTATATTCattcacaatatttaaaaattatatatttaggattcatttgattaaagttattataatatgtataataatatatattcaactCAAACGTAACTTATTTGTAAGAATTGTACTGTAAACTTAACCTCATTGGAATGAGCACGTGTTTGCACTGCTGATGTAATAACGTGAAATTGTAGGATgagacatttacatatacatgtatgtttatagtgttttaagtaaattaactttatatataatgtatataattatatatatgattgtATAATTTTGTTGCAAATGTTTGTTAATATACTAACTATATTATGGTGACTATAGTAAGTTACTGTTActacaataaaactgttaatttagttttagacgctaaatattatataaaaatactataaccAAGATCTTGAAAgcttttgtgaatatttttttttttttttgccatttcagtTTTGTAAAAGATAGATCAGGAATTTAAATTGTGAAGGGAAgagtaataatttataaatatttgaaaatatttatttgagtgtAATTCAATTTCGAGAGTAATGTGGCATTTCTGCAATCAGAGTCTCACTGCTTAATATAACAGTGTGATGAGTCtaatacattttcttaaatggctcatttagttttcctcatctgtttaattaattttcctCGTCTAAACATCACTAAGATCCTCTCACTTGTGTATATACTAGGCTTGAATGATGTCCCTGGATTATCCATGTTGTACATGaagcaaaattaaacaaatccaGCTTTTGTATATATCctaatgatgtgtgtgtggtttgtcttCTGAGCAGTTTACAGCTGACGACAGATGATGGAGACATTCTGCTGGATTACTCTAAGAATCTGATCAATGAAGAAGTCCTGCGCATGCTGTTCGACATGGTACAGTCCACAGTCTTCACATCAGAATAATTTCTTCATAAAATCAGACTAGAGAGTGTTAGTGTTAAACAGCAGTGCAGGAGCAGAGCTGTTACTGTAATCTCTCAGCTAAGCATCTTTATACCCCTCATCAGaagcacttgtgtgtgtgtgtgtgtgtgtgtgtgtgtgtgtgtgtgttcgtctATCTCCAGATGTTAATTGGCTTAATGCATGTGTCCTTAAAGCTGCGACTACTGAGAATAGAATGGATGAATCCAGTTAACCGTTATCACTGAGACACACAAGGCCTGTGTGTGGTGGAATGTTTAAGTAGTTTGAACTTTAAGttcaaagtatacttcagtaTTTATGCAATTGCTGGTGCTTGTCTGCAGCAAAAGTATGCTTATGTATACATAATTTGGCAGCGCAAACACGGGAGCAATGAATAATCTCACAGTTATGAGAAAAatgttagaattgtgagatatgaactcagaaatCTGGCTTTtgtcaaaattctgactttacgtctcacaattctgccttttcGTTTcgaaattctgactttacgtctcacaattctgCTTTTACGTTTCGAAATTCTGACTTTTACGTCTGAAAATTGTGTTTTGTCAAAGcgaaattctgactttacgtctcacaATTCCGAATTTGTACagcacaattctgagtttaattcTTTCTCAGAATTCCGACTTTACGTCTCACAATTCCGACTTTACATCTTGCAGTTCAGCGTTTACATCATGAAATTCCAACTTTACGtctcgcaattatgactttaCGTATCGCAATTCCGACTTTGCGtctcgcaattccgactttacATCTTGCAGTTCAGCATTTACATCATGAAATTCCGACTTTTACGTCTTGCAATTCCAACTTTACATCTTGCAGTTCAGCGTTTACATCATGAAATTCCgactttacgtctcgcaattctgactttgcaTCTTGCAGTTCAGCGTTTACATCATGAAATTCCGACTTTTACGTCTTGCAATTCCAACTTTACATCTTGCAGTTCAGCGTTTACATCATGAAATTCCgactttacgtctcgcaattccAACTTTACATCTTGCAGTTCAGTGTTTACATCATGAAATTCCgactttacgtctcgcaattccgactttacatctcgcagttCAGCGTTTACATCATGAAATTCCgactttatgtctcgcaattctgactttgcgTCTCGCAGTTCCGACTTTTATGTCTTGCAGTTCAGCGTTTACATCATGCAGTTATGATTTTACATGTCACAGTTCatgcaattccaagtttacataCGACAATTtcaactttacatctcacaattcctACTATACATCTTTTTCtttgaattgcaagtttatattggATTGAGCTTCAGTTGCCATTAGAGCTCATATTTAACCTGACTCAGTACTACTTAACTTCAGTACTTTCTTCAGCCAATCAAAGTAGAGACTGTGAAACTGTATCACTGTGATGCAGCACATTTCTTACAGTAatcacagcagaacacaaaacacaattgGTGTTTGTATAGTTCTTTTCATGTATGTTTACACAGGTACTGAGTCACATTAACCGTTTTTTCCTGTCTCATCATGATTAGGCACGATCGGTGGGTGTTGAAGCTGCCAGAGAGAAGATGTTTGCTGGAGAAAAGATCAACTTCACTGAGGTAATGATATCTCAGTAAAACATTTCACTGAGAATTAACTTGAGCTTGATTTTAGGTTGAAATTTTTAAGACATGTTCCTTCTTGAATTTGGTTCTGTGTAAGTTCCACTTCCATCTTCTCTAAATGTCTATTGGCACATAGCAGAAAGTTCTGTTAAAACCCTCAGTTTCCTCTTTAACTCACTGGCTGTCCTGAAACTACAGCATGTAATGTCTCTCTTGTGGTTCATggttatgaaataaaaaagggAGCATAGTTGCTGTCATGTCTCTTTAGGGTAGagctgagctgtgtgtgtgtgtgtgtgttggtttgtaGGGTCGTGCTGTTCTCCACACCGCCCTGAGGAACCGCTCTAACACTCCCATCATGGTGGATGGTAAAGACGTGATGCCGGACGTGAACGGAGTCCTGGAGCAGATGAAGGGCTTTTGCCATGTGAGTGAACTTGCGTGACAACCCACTCGTTCATAGAACACTTTTTTCTTTAATGGATTTTCACTTATTAAAggtccactgaagtgccttgaaacacaCACCGTTATTTTATGTGTTGACGTCAGtttaactgaaacaggaagaccgGGCGGGACATACTGTATCAAGCACCCCTGCCCCCtttttaaatagccaatagcGTTTGTTTCTATCACAGCTTGGGCTAGAGCCGTTGAGCTCAGTAAAGCCACATTTGACAGGGCATGACGGccatgtagtatttatttatttaatttacatggGCTAAGTAGTActacttttattgcattttaaagtaataatttatgaTTAATTGATCATTAATTTCAATGACAGCTGATTATGAAAATTTCTGCAAACTGACAGTGTGTATTTGTGCGTGTGTTATTTTGCAGCGCGTGCGCAGTGGCGAGTGGAGAGGCTTCAGTGGTAAAGCCATCACTGATGTTGTGAACATTGGCATTGGTGGTTCTGACTTGGTGAGATTACCATGAGTTTCCTGAGATCCAGTGGATGTTTACACACAATAGTTGACCAATAAAAGAGATTTGGCTATTGCCAAGACTGATCCAAGAGCAACTGAAGTGGAATAAAACTGTCTGTTATAGTCAGTTACAGTTATCATCCTAAGTGTTGCCTGATTCTTCACTAAAACGGCAGATACTACTGTTAGACAGATCTTTTATCCTGATGGCTAGGACTCGTACAGAAGAGTCAAGTCTGGTTATCATGAACCATACTTGTGTAATGTTTGGAATAGCATTTATTATTACGTTTCGTTTCGTTCTTCAGGGTCCTCTGATGGTGACTGAAGCTCTGAAGCCGTACTCTAAAGGAGGACCCAACGTCTGGTTCGTCTCTAATATTGATGGCACACACATGGCCAAGACCCTCGCCCAGCTCAACGCTGAGACCACCCTCTTCATCATCGCATCCAAGGTCAAGAAAACAATCTTGTACAGTACTGTAGTGTTCGTTTACACTTATATTAAGCAAAACTGGTAATACAAAGTAAACAGGTTACTGTAAAGTACTACAtttcttaatgtattttattttttagacattCACCACCCAAGAGACCATCACTAACGCAGAGACGGCCAAAGAATGGTTCCTCCGGGCCGCTAAAGATGTTAGTACCTTTACTGCTGTAACTGtctaaaaaaagatgaaattatgTGTGCTACATTATAGATGGCTTTGTTGTCTGATGTCTGTTAGTCTCATTCagcattttgtgtattttcagacaTCAGCTGTGGCTAAACATTTTGTGGCTCTTTCCACAAATGCAGTAAGTACAGGGTTATGTCAGCTGTATGATGTTTTGAGCAAAATCATGTCTCTAAAAAAAGAATTTCCTGTCTCCTCACCAGCCAAAAGTCAAGGACTTTGGTATCGACACCAACAACATGTTTGAGTTTTGGGATGTAAGTATTCCTTGCATTATAATCTATTATTGCACGAGAATGGAAATCTTCTTTTTGATTGGCTGAGAATAAGGCTGAAAGTGTAAATGACTGAATGCATGACTGCCAGTAATATTTGACTACTCTGCCGTGTTCCTGAATTAGCATATTGCTTCTCAAAGACTGTTTCACTGACCCGAATGCTCATGTTCTAGTGGGTCGGCGGGCGCTACTCGCTGTGGTCAGCTATCGGTTTGTCCATTGCACTGCACATAGGTACGTCTGCTGTATGAACAGTCCTGTAAGGCCTGAAACATGCTGTATGCAAGTATGTGAACGCTAAAGCCTTAAAGCTATGCAACTTTGATTTGGTGTGGTTTGGTGGTTGTACATAAAATCAGAATGCAATTCGAGTATGTTTTGCATTCTCGGCATTGCCAGAGGGGGCGCTATAACAGGTATTCCATATTAGAATAACCAGATTTTCAATTTGTTCTTTCAGGTCAACTAGTGTCATTAGGAACCACAGAGAGAACTTGAGTTAACTAGTTAAATTGgtttaaattcaacattaaatTTCAACAGTCTCTATTTACATTCTTATCCATGTTCCTGGTCCtgctgtgaatgattcatcaatgTTATTCCCAAAAATATAGTTTGTTTTGGTAATTAGGTTCTGGTTAAGTTTATTTGGTAATCAAGCTCTGGCCAAACATTCACATTTATGTACTTGTATAGAGCATGTTTCTGGACTAACTTCTGCCTGAACCAAATTCGAAAAGACTGCAAATGCATCATCTTGGACTATAAGCACTGACAGACtatttacacacacttttttttgtctgtaaatgATCCAGTAACTTTATTCATTCTCATCTTACAGGTTTTGACAGTTTCGAGCAGCTTCTAGCTGGTGCTCACTGGATGGTAAGCACAACTGTAGTATGCCAGTATACAAGATAAGCATTACTGTACATTGCTCACTCTAAACCGTCTACCTCAGGAGCGTCTGAGAGTTCGTGTTTCTAGGAGTAACCACTCTGTGCTCTTTCTCTCAGGATAACCACTTCCGCTCGGCCCCTCTGGAGCAGAACGCCCCGGTCATACTGGCCCTGCTCGGCGTCTGGTACGTCAACTTCTTCCAGGCCGAGACACATGCCCTGCTGCCCTACGACCAGTACATGCACCGCTTCGCTGCGTACT
The DNA window shown above is from Cyprinus carpio isolate SPL01 chromosome B25, ASM1834038v1, whole genome shotgun sequence and carries:
- the LOC109101937 gene encoding glucose-6-phosphate isomerase-like; translated protein: MGLTSDPNYRKLEQWYKSSAGNLNMRQMFDADQDRFSKFSLQLTTDDGDILLDYSKNLINEEVLRMLFDMARSVGVEAAREKMFAGEKINFTEGRAVLHTALRNRSNTPIMVDGKDVMPDVNGVLEQMKGFCHRVRSGEWRGFSGKAITDVVNIGIGGSDLGPLMVTEALKPYSKGGPNVWFVSNIDGTHMAKTLAQLNAETTLFIIASKTFTTQETITNAETAKEWFLRAAKDTSAVAKHFVALSTNAPKVKDFGIDTNNMFEFWDWVGGRYSLWSAIGLSIALHIGFDSFEQLLAGAHWMDNHFRSAPLEQNAPVILALLGVWYVNFFQAETHALLPYDQYMHRFAAYFQQGDMESNGKYITKSGTRVNYHTGPIVWGEPGTNGQHAFYQLIHQGTRLIPADFLIPAQSQHPIRDNLHHKILMANFLAQTEALMRGKTPEEAKKELQGAGMSGDALEKLLPHKVFEGNKPSNSIIFKKLTPFVLGALVAMYEHKIFVQGVMWDINSYDQWGVELGKQLAKKIEPELQDDADVRSHDSSTNGLISFFKKNRS